One window from the genome of Cucumis melo cultivar AY chromosome 10, USDA_Cmelo_AY_1.0, whole genome shotgun sequence encodes:
- the LOC103495136 gene encoding ferritin-3, chloroplastic isoform X1, giving the protein MLLRAPSPPLSVANSLPENLTPLFSSSSSILKLSPPRNGGGSLVVAASKGANTRPLTGVVFEPFEEVKKELSLIPSAPQVSLARQKYTDACEAAINEQINVEYNVSYVYHSMYAYFDRDNVALKGLARFFKESSEEERDHAEKLMEYQNKRGGRVTLECLIKPLCEYDNEEKGDALYAMELALSLEKLTNEKLLHLHKVAEENHDVQMTEFIESEFLGEQVEAIKKISEYVAQLRRVGKGHGKDNNNPPPIASRLRFFRS; this is encoded by the exons ATGCTTCTTCGTGCTCCTTCACCCCCCCTCTCTGTCGCTAATTCTCTCCCCGAGAATCTCActcctctcttttcttcttcctcttccatTCTCAAGCTTTCTCCCCCCAGAAATGGTGGCGGTTCGCTGGTTGTTGCGGCCTCAAAAGGAGCTAATACTCGGCCGTTAACGGGAGTGGTTTTTGAGCCATTTGAGGAGGTTAAGAAGGAGCTTAGTCTTATTCCCTCTGCTCCTCAAGTCTCGCTTGCTCGTCAGAAGTACACCGATGCTTGTGAGGCTGCCATTAATGAGCAAATTAA TGTTGAATATAATGTGTCATATGTATATCATTCCATGTATGCCTACTTTGACAGAGACAATGTAGCACTCAAGGGTTTGGCCAG GTTTTTCAAGGAATCAAGTGAAGAAGAAAGGGATCACGCTGAGAAACTGATGGAATATCAG AACAAACGAGGTGGACGAGTGACATTGGAGTGTTTGATTAAGCCCTTGTGTGAATATGACAATGAGGAAAAGGGAGATGCCTTGTATG caATGGAGCTCGCTTTATCCCTTGAGAAGCTAACAAATGAAAAGTTACTCCACTTGCACAAG GTGGCTGAAGAGAATCACGACGTGCAGATGACTGAGTTTATTGAAAGCGAATTCTTGGGAGAACAG GTAGAAGCAATCAAGAAAATCTCAGAGTATGTTGCACAGCTAAGAAGAGTAGGCAAGGGACACGGTAAGGATAACAACAACCCACCCCCAATTGCCTCTCGGCTTCGCTTTTTTCGTTCCTAA
- the LOC103495136 gene encoding ferritin-2, chloroplastic isoform X2: MLLRAPSPPLSVANSLPENLTPLFSSSSSILKLSPPRNGGGSLVVAASKGANTRPLTGVVFEPFEEVKKELSLIPSAPQVSLARQKYTDACEAAINEQINVEYNVSYVYHSMYAYFDRDNVALKGLARFFKESSEEERDHAEKLMEYQNKRGGRVTLECLIKPLCEYDNEEKGDALYAMELALSLEKLTNEKLLHLHKVAEENHDVQMTEFIESEFLGEQVEAIKKISEYVAQLRRVGKGHGVWHFDQMLLQEEA; encoded by the exons ATGCTTCTTCGTGCTCCTTCACCCCCCCTCTCTGTCGCTAATTCTCTCCCCGAGAATCTCActcctctcttttcttcttcctcttccatTCTCAAGCTTTCTCCCCCCAGAAATGGTGGCGGTTCGCTGGTTGTTGCGGCCTCAAAAGGAGCTAATACTCGGCCGTTAACGGGAGTGGTTTTTGAGCCATTTGAGGAGGTTAAGAAGGAGCTTAGTCTTATTCCCTCTGCTCCTCAAGTCTCGCTTGCTCGTCAGAAGTACACCGATGCTTGTGAGGCTGCCATTAATGAGCAAATTAA TGTTGAATATAATGTGTCATATGTATATCATTCCATGTATGCCTACTTTGACAGAGACAATGTAGCACTCAAGGGTTTGGCCAG GTTTTTCAAGGAATCAAGTGAAGAAGAAAGGGATCACGCTGAGAAACTGATGGAATATCAG AACAAACGAGGTGGACGAGTGACATTGGAGTGTTTGATTAAGCCCTTGTGTGAATATGACAATGAGGAAAAGGGAGATGCCTTGTATG caATGGAGCTCGCTTTATCCCTTGAGAAGCTAACAAATGAAAAGTTACTCCACTTGCACAAG GTGGCTGAAGAGAATCACGACGTGCAGATGACTGAGTTTATTGAAAGCGAATTCTTGGGAGAACAG GTAGAAGCAATCAAGAAAATCTCAGAGTATGTTGCACAGCTAAGAAGAGTAGGCAAGGGACACG GAGTTTGGCACTTTGATCAGATGTTGCTTCAGGAGGAAGCATAA
- the LOC103495135 gene encoding 40S ribosomal protein S4, whose protein sequence is MPRSGLIRPIQLVSWMLCPFPKQARISGFSTTRKVVSVFTQSGMKRLRFFKLCKVRSVQFGQKGIPYLNTYDGRTIRYPDPLIKANDTIKLDLESNKIADFIKFDVGNVVMVTGGRNRGRVGVIKNREKHKGSFETIHIQDATGHEFATRLGNVFTIGKGTKPWVSLPKGKGIKLTIIEEARKRLASQAAVTA, encoded by the exons ATGCCAAGGTCAGGACTGATAAGACCTATCCAGCTGGTTTCATGG ATGTTGTGTCCATTCCCAAAACAAGCGAGAATTTCCGGCTTCTCTACGACACGAAAGGTCGTTTCCGTCTTCACTCAATCAGGGATGAAGAGGCTAAGGTTT TTCAAGCTTTGTAAGGTACGCTCAGTGCAGTTTGGGCAGAAGGGAATACCTTATCTGAACACTTACGATGGGCGTACAATCCGTTACCCTGATCCTCTAATCAAGGCAAACGACACCATCAAGTTGGACCTTGAGTCAAACAAAATTGCTGATTTCATTAAGTTCGACGTAGGAAATGTTGTGATGGTGACTGGTGGAAGAAACAGAGGGCGAGTGGGAGTAATTAAGAACAGAGAGAAGCACAAGGGAAGCTTTGAGACCATTCACATTCAGGATGCAACTGGGCATGAATTTGCCACTCGGCTTGGCAATGTGTTTACAATCGGGAAGGGGACGAAGCCATGGGTGTCCCTCCCTAAGGGCAAGGGTATCAAACTAACCATCATTGAAGAAGCCAGGAAGAGGCTTGCTAGCCAAGCAGCAGTTACCGCTTAA
- the LOC103495134 gene encoding 40S ribosomal protein S4-3 isoform X1: protein MARGLKKHLKRLNAPKHWMLDKLGGAFAPKPSSGPHKSRECLPLILILRNRLKYALTYREVIAILMQRHVLVDAKVRTDKTYPAGFMDVVSIPKTSENFRLLYDTKGRFRLHSIRDEEAKFKLCKVRSVQFGQKGIPYLNTYDGRTIRYPDPLIKANDTIKLDLESNKIADFIKFDVGNVVMVTGGRNRGRVGVIKNREKHKGSFETIHIQDATGHEFATRLGNVFTIGKGTKPWVSLPKGKGIKLTIIEEARKRLASQAAVTA from the exons ATG GCTAGAGGTTTGAAGAAACACTTAAAGAGGCTTAATGCTCCCAAGCATTGGATGCTCGACAAACTTGGTGGTGCATTT GCTCCCAAACCTTCATCGGGACCTCATAAATCAAGAGAATGTCTCCCATTAATCCTTATATTGCGAAACCGGTTGAAATATGCTCTTACATACCGTGAGGTTATTGCAATTTTGATGCAACGCCATGTTTTAGTTGATGCCAAGGTCAGGACTGATAAGACCTATCCGGCTGGCTTCATGG ATGTTGTGTCCATTCCCAAAACAAGCGAGAATTTCCGGCTTCTATACGACACAAAAGGTCGTTTCCGTCTTCACTCAATCAGGGATGAAGAGGCTAAG TTCAAGCTCTGTAAGGTTCGCTCAGTGCAATTTGGGCAGAAGGGAATCCCTTATCTTAACACTTACGATGGGCGTACAATTCGTTACCCCGACCCCCTCATCAAAGCAAACGACACCATCAAGTTAGACCTTGAGTCAAACAAAATTGCTGATTTCATCAAGTTCGATGTAGGAAATGTTGTGATGGTGACAGGAGGGAGAAACAGAGGGCGAGTGGGAGTAATTAAGAACAGAGAGAAGCACAAGGGAAGCTTTGAGACAATTCACATACAGGATGCAACTGGGCATGAATTTGCCACTCGACTTGGCAATGTGTTTACAATTGGGAAGGGGACGAAGCCATGGGTGTCCCTCCCCAAGGGGAAGGGTATCAAACTAACCATCATTGAAGAAGCCAGGAAGAGGCTTGCTAGCCAAGCAGCAGTTACTGCTTAA